A genomic window from Lutra lutra chromosome 17, mLutLut1.2, whole genome shotgun sequence includes:
- the CBLC gene encoding LOW QUALITY PROTEIN: E3 ubiquitin-protein ligase CBL-C (The sequence of the model RefSeq protein was modified relative to this genomic sequence to represent the inferred CDS: inserted 1 base in 1 codon), whose protein sequence is MAAAAAPWGWRSGEARALGGAVRQLQRLEEQCGDPRLASSPPSLRDLLPRIVQLLRQLAHARRAAGGGGREGPGGARDFLIVYLHNLEAKSRQVAALLPPRGERTANDELFREGSRLRRQLAKLALIFSYMHAELGALFPKGEYCGHTYQPTKAQAHAFWREHCGARCVLPWAEFESLLCTCHPVESGSTALALRSTINLTCSGHVSIFEFDIFTRLFQLWPTLLRNWQLLAVNHPGYMAFLTYDEVQERLQTCRDKPGSYIFRPSCTRLGQWAIGYVSSDGSILQTIPLNKPLFQALLDGQKEGFYLYPDGKNHNPDLTELYQTKPHPYIHVSEEQLQLYWAMDSTFELCKICAESDKDVKIEPCGHLLCSRCLAAWQHSDSQTCPFCRREIKGQEAVSIQFQVRPAEARATAEHLRDSSDQEDGEEELGQVVSSAPPQSPQLSVSPAKGRLKVDFPSPWPAGEGPXSVSVSGRAHARFNQYRAVFKQTAQEVREHDSTAANKHLWPSPDFRALFPFQELRL, encoded by the exons ATGGCTGCCGCGGCAGCCCCCTGGGGGTGGCGGTCGGGAGAGGCCCGCGCTCTCGGCGGGGCTGTGAGGCAGCTGCAGCGCCTGGAAGAGCAGTGCGGGGACCCCCGGCTTGCCTCCAGCCCCCCCTCGCTGCGAGACCTGCTGCCCCGCATCGTGCAGCTGCTGCGCCAGTTGGCCCACGCCCGGCGGGCGGCCGGCGGAGGCGGCCGCGAGGGTCCCGGTGGTGCGAGGGACTTTCTCATCGTCTACCTTCACAACCTGGAGGCCAAGAGCAGGCAGGTGGCGGCACTGCTGCCACCCCGGGGTGAGAGGACTGCCAACGACGAGCTCTTCCGGGAGGGCTCCAGACTCAG GCGACAGCTGGCCAAGCTGGCCCTCATCTTCAGTTACATGCACGCGGAACTGGGTGCACTCTTCCCCAAGGGAGAGTACTGTGGGCACACCTACCAGCCCACCAAGGCGCAGGCCCATGCCTTCTGGAGGGAGCACTGTGGAGCCCG GTGTGTGCTGCCCTGGGCTGAGTTTGAGTCACTCTTGTGCACCTGCCACCCAGTGGAATCAGGCTCCACGGCCCTGGCCTTGCGCTCCACCATTAACCTCACCTGCAGTGGCCACGTGTCCATCTTCGAGTTTGACATCTTCACCAGGCTCTTCCAG CTGTGGCCAACACTCCTCAGGAACTGGCAGCTCCTGGCAGTCAACCACCCGGGCTACATGGCCTTCCTCACATATGATGAGGTCCAAGAGCGTCTGCAGACCTGCAGAGACAAGCCAGGCAG TTACATCTTCCGGCCCAGCTGCACTCGCCTGGGTCAATGGGCCATTGGATACGTGAGCTCAGATGGCAGCATCCTGCAGACCATCCCTCTCAACAAACCCCTGTTCCAAGCACTCCTGGATGGACAAAAAGAAGGCTT CTACCTCTACCCAGATGGGAAGAACCACAACCCAGACCTGACTGAGCTCTACCAGACGAAACCCCATCCCTACATCCATGTGTCAGAG GAGCAGCTGCAGCTCTACTGGGCCATGGACTCCACGTTCGAGCTCTGTAAGATCTGTGCGGAGAGTGACAAGGATGTGAAAATCGAGCCCTGTGGGCACCTGCTCTGTAGCCGCTGTCTGGCCGCCTGGCAG CACTCCGACAGCCAGACCTGCCCCTTCTGCCGCAGAGAGATCAAGGGCCAAGAGGCTGTGAGTATCCAATTCCAAGTGAGGCCAGCGGAAGCCAGGGCCACTGCTGAGCACCTGAGAGATAGCAGTGACcaggaagatggggaggaggagctgggacaG GTGGTTTCCTCAGCGCCCCCACAGTCCCCTCAGCTGAGTGTGTCTCCTGCTAAAGGCCGGCTGAAAGTG GATTTTCCGAGCCCCTGGCCTGCTGGGGAGGGGC TCTCTGTTAGCGTCTCAGGCCGAGCACACGCAAGATTCAATCAATACAGGGCTGTCTTCAAACAAACAGCTCAGGAAGTCCGGGAACACGATTCGACCGCAGCAAACAA GCACCTCTGGCCCTCCCCAGATTTCAGGGCCCTCTTTCCTTTCCAAGAATTAAGACTGTGA